ACATTATCAAATACTAAAAGTTCTCAATGATGGGGAAAAAGAGAAAACCTATCTAGTTGAAGATGTTAATCTTAATGGTGAAGAATTTATAGTAAAGCAATTATCTCTTCCGAATAGCAATCCTCAAGCTTTAACAATCCTACGTCGCTTGTTTGACAGTAAGGCAGCAACTTTAGAAAAACTCGGACAAGAACACGATAAAATTCAAAAGCTCATTGGTTCTTTTGAAGAAAATGAAGAATTTTATCTAGTCCAAGAATTCATACCTGGTAATCCTTTAACTGACGAAATTATCCAGGGACAACTTCTCAAGGAAGACCAAGTAATTAGTCTTTTGTCAGAGATATTAGAAACTTTGGTTATTGTACATAGCTATGGCATAATTCATCGGAATATTACACCAGCAAATATTATTCGCCGGGAATCAGATAAAAAGTTAGTTTTGATTAATTTGGGTACTTTTAATGAAGCGATCGCTAATACTGTTGAAAATTCCGAGTATATGCCGATAGAGCAAATTAACGGCAATCTCAAATACAACAGTGATATATATGCTTTAGGTCTTGTTGCGATCGCAGCACTGAAAGGTTTACCTGCAAAGGAAATATCTAATTTACAAAGTCAGAAAAATAAGCTGACAGGTGAAATAGTTTGGCGCGATAAAAATCTCAAAGTTAACAGAAAATTAGCAAAAATTATTAATAAAATGGTGCGTTTTGACTACCGTAAGCGCTACCAGTATGCAACGGAAGTCTTAGACGACCTGAAAAAGTTAATAAATGTTGATGACGATCGACAAAAACAGCATCAGAAAAAATTATTACTAGTTTTAGCAGGGATAGCTGGCTGTATTACCCTTAGTGTTGCAGCTTGGCAATTTAGATTGCCAAAACTTGTAAGTAATGCTCAAAAGACATTATATCAAGAGGGTGTAAATAAATATGAGTTAGGAAACTATGAAGGAGCAGTTGAAGATTTCAATCAAGCTATTAAATTAGATCCGCAAAATGCTTTAGCCTATAATAGGCGGGGTGATGCTTATTATCGATTAGGAGACTACGAGCAAGCACAAGCAGACTCTAGCCAAGCTATTGTGCTTAATCCTCAAGATGCTAATGCCTATTTTGACCGAGGATTTGCTTTTTCGGCGTTAGGCAAATACAAAGAAGCGATCGCAGATTATACTCAAGCAATTAAGTTAAATTCTAAAGATGCTTATGCTTACTATGGAAGAGGATTAGCTCGTGCTCAATCGAAGGATAATAAAGGTGCAATTGAAGATTTTAGCAAAGCGATCGCTCTTAAACCCCAGTATACTGAAGCCTACTTGCAACGAGGTATTCTTCGCCGTCGCGTCAAACAAAGACTTGAAGCAATCCAAGATTTTGATAAAGTAATTAAGATTAATCCTAGTGATGCTAAAGCTTATTATCAAAGGGGTTTAACTCATTCTATTAATAAACAAAAATCTGAAGCAATTAAAGATTACACAGATGCAATCAACATCAATCCAAAATATATAGAAGCTTATCTGAATCGTGGTGATATTTACAGCGATCTGGGAAATAAAGTAGAAGCGACTGAAGATTACAACACTATTTTACAGATCGATCCTAAATTCATTGCAGCTTATATTCACAGAGGGATTCACCGCTTTTCTTTTGGAGATTATAAAGGCGCGATTGAAGATTACACCGCAGCGCTAAAACTAGATACTAATAATGTAGCAGCTTATAACAACCGTGGTAACGCTTATCTGGAAATGGGAAATAAAAAAGCTGCAAATCAAGATTATTCACGAGCGATCGCAATTAATGCTAACAATGCCTTAGCCTATTATAACCGGGGCGTGATTCGCACCAAGCAGAAAAATAAACTGGGTGCGATCGCAGACTTCAAAAAAGCTGCAAAACTCTTCCAACAGCAAGGGGAACAAGATAGTTATCAAGATGCACGGCGGGAAATTGCAATTCTGCAAAATAATTCAGCGCCAGCGCCAACTACGCGCCCTAAATCTGGGAAAATAGAAAAAAATTGAGTTACCACTCAATATAGTGTTGACTATCAACAGTCAAAACTCTTAGAGGATGTCTGAAAACTTTCTGGTGTTGTATTCGAGACTTGTAGATCCCCCTAAATCCCCCTTAAAAAGGGGGACTTTGATTCTATTTCCCCCCTTTTTAAGGGGGGCTAGGGGGGATCAAGCGAAATATTGAATACTTCTCAGATATCCTCTTAGAGAGTGATTGTGCTATTTAAATGTGTTTTATTTTACAAATTTACGACTATTACTTTATCAAGCTAGTTTTGATGGTTTGTAGTAAGCACTTTAGTGCTTATAAAACAAGGACTAAAGTCCTGATTAATTTCCATGAGTCACAGCATCTTATTACGACTCAACTAGGATTGCTATATGCTAATTCTCCTGACTTTTTATCCAGATAACCTGGAAATATTTACTCATAGAGATGTCGATACGGTACTGAAAAGAATTGATGGTTCTCACAATATTTGGTTGCGTTGTGTTCACTTCCGCGATCGCACTGGAACAGCTAGAATTATCAAGCACTTTGGACTCAATCCATCTCGTGTCAACATGATTTTCAACCATTCCCCTGTAGGAATTGATGAAGACGTAGAAGATTGTTTATTTGATAGCTATGAAATTCTAAGTTCTCAAATAAAAAATAATGAGTTTGAGGTTGTGCGTGGTAACATTGTAGTTGGAAATAATTTTATCATAACTTTTGAAATCACAGAACTAAAAATTTTAACTATTTTAGCTAATAATCTCCAAAAACGAACTCTAGATATTCAACAATTGGGAATCGACTATCTTTTTTATCTCATATTTAAAGATATTTTGAATAATTACGAAACTGTATTTACCTATATTTCTAGAAAACTTGATGATTTAGAAGATGAAGTTTTAGACAATTCTGGTGATGAATCAACGTACCAAAAAATTGCCACAATGAGGCAATCTACTCGTTCTGGACGCCGGAATTTTCAAAGTATCAAGTTACTTATGGCTATTATGGATAATGAAGATTTCCAATGGATCGGCCAGCCAGTAAAAGAGTTATTCAATCAAGAATTGGTTCATCACGTTGATAAACTATGGCAAGAATATCAAGCTCTAAGAGCCTGGATGTCAGAATTAATGGAAATTCAACGCGATAATATTGCTAGCAAAACAGGCGAACGAATTAATCGCCTGACTATCCTTTCAAGTATATTTTTACCAATCACTTTTCTGTCTGGTTTCTATGGGATGAATTTCAAATATATGCCGGAATTAGAACAACCTTGGGCTTACCCTGTGGTGATCTGTATGATGGCATTAATTGTGATTGGCAGTATTGCCTATGCTAAAAAACAACGTTGGTTGTAGTATCTATAAAGTTATGAATAAAAAGATCCCCGACTTCTTTAAGAAGTCGGGGATCTGAGTCTGTCAGTGTAAAGGAAATCAAATAGGATTACTATTATATATATTTTCAGTAAGTAAACTCAATCAACCTTAAATCGGTAAACAAACATGAATCTAGCATTAATTATTCGTGCTGAAGAACATAACAAAAAAACAGCAATTGTGACAACGGATGGAGCATTTACCTATCAGGATTTGCTACACACTTCCAGTCAAATAGCAACAAGTCTTCTTCAAAACACAGAAGATTTACAAGAGCAGCGAGTTGCCTTTCTCATTCCGCCTGGGTTTGAGTATGTAGCCACTCAATGGGGAATTTGGCGGGCTGGTGGCATAGCTGTACCTCTGTGTGTTTCCCATCCACGCCCAGAATTGGAGTATGTAATTACTAATTCTGGAGCATCGATTATTATTGCTCATCCCAATTTTGAGGATATACTGCGTAGTTTACCGCCGCAGGCATCGCTAGCCCAAGAAGACAATTTGAGATTTATCCTCACCTCAGAAACGCTTCCACATAATATTAGTCGCCTCCCAGAAATAGATATCACTAGACGCGCCTTAATTCTCTACACTAGTGGTACAACAGGTAAACCAAAAGGTGTAGTTACAACCCATCAAAATATTCAAGCGCAAGTGACTAGCTTAAACACCGCTTGGGAATGGACATCGAATGATCGCATTTTACATATCCTGCCACTACATCATATTCATGGGATTATTAACGTACTAACTTGTGCTTTATGGGTTGGGGCGGAGTGCCATATATTGAGCAAATTTGATGCAGAAACCGTTTGGAACCGAATTTGTGACGGTGACTTAACCTTATTTATGGCAGTACCAACAATTTATGTGAAACTAATTGCGGCTTGGGAAACTGCCTCTAAGGAACGCCAAAAAATCATGTCAGAAGGCTGTGCTAAAATGCGCCTGATGGTTTCTGGTTCGGCAGCGTTACCAGTTCAAGTTTTAGAAAAGTGGCAAACCATCAGCGGCCATTTTCTGCTTGAGCGCTATGGTATGACTGAAATCGGCATGGCGTTATCAAACCCTTTACATGGTGAGCGGTTGTCTGGATATGTTGGTAAACCTCTACCTCAAGTTGAAGTGAGATTAGTAGATGAGAACGGAGAGTTAGTTCCAGGCGAAACACCAGGAGAGATCCAAGTTAAAGGCCTCGGAGTGTTTCTCGAATATTGGCGAAACCCCGAAGCAACTGCCAAAGCCTTCCAAGATGGCTGGTTCCGTACTGGAGATACCGCCGTAATCGAGAATGGGAACTACCGAATTCTGGGACGGATGAGTGTGGATATCATCAAAACTGGAGGGTATAAAGTTTCCGCTTTAGAAATTGAAGAAGTGCTAAGAACCCATCCAGATATTCAGGAATGTGCAGTGGTTGGGGTTGCCGATTTAGAATGGGGTGAACGGGTTTGTGCTGCATTAGTATTGCAAGGTTCACAACCTTTAACATTACAAGCTTTCAGGAGTTGGGCAAAAGAGCGATTGGCTGTTTATAAAGTGCCAACTCAAATTTTAATAGTTGAAGAATTACCGCGCAACGCGATGGGGAAAGTTACTAAGCCGACGGTGGTTGAGCTATTTTGCTGATAGCGATCATTAACGCCCAATTAGACATGGAGTTTTAAAGCTTGTAAGTCTTTAAAATTAAGTGAATACCCAGTAGCTAAGATTGTTCCGGAATGTAATATTGTCGGTAGGTATTTAGTATCCAAGCCATCACATTGAAGGCAAAGTAATGCTTTAAAGTTGATAATAGTGTCAGGAATTCATTCAATACGGTTTGTAGTTAGATGGAATTTATAACTAACGTCATGTTTTATCTATCTCTACCGAATATCGTTTTGCCAAAGATAGAAGCCAAAGACTTTATAGCAGCTACGTCCCTTTTAATTTCACTTTTTACTGCTTATTGGAATATTTGGCGTGGTGCAAAGTTCGTTAGTCCTCCACTAAGATGGATAACTTTTGGGCGTTTACCAAATCACACCTTACTTATCAATTTTCCGATTGCGATTATAAACATTGGTAGTCGAACTGGAGTGATTGATGCTTTTTACATTGAACTTACAAACCTTTCAAATCATAAGATTGAAAGGTTTTATGCTTGGAGGCAAAGCATCCTTTTTGGTCAGCAATTTAATTACAATCAGGTAGAAATACCTGAGATTATATCTCTTAAGCCTGGTGAAAGTGCTGTTAAATACTACGTTTTCCATCCTGATACTTTAGATTTTATGTATGAGTGTGGACTCCACAAAATTTCTTTATATGCTTATGTTAATCCTTCTCAAAAACCTGTCAAACTCTACGAGCAAAAGCTAGACATTGATAGCGTTTTAAGCCCAAGCTCATTGCCAAATGAAATATCTCTGTT
This portion of the Nostoc sp. GT001 genome encodes:
- a CDS encoding tetratricopeptide repeat protein, translated to MNSHLLDGHYQILKVLNDGEKEKTYLVEDVNLNGEEFIVKQLSLPNSNPQALTILRRLFDSKAATLEKLGQEHDKIQKLIGSFEENEEFYLVQEFIPGNPLTDEIIQGQLLKEDQVISLLSEILETLVIVHSYGIIHRNITPANIIRRESDKKLVLINLGTFNEAIANTVENSEYMPIEQINGNLKYNSDIYALGLVAIAALKGLPAKEISNLQSQKNKLTGEIVWRDKNLKVNRKLAKIINKMVRFDYRKRYQYATEVLDDLKKLINVDDDRQKQHQKKLLLVLAGIAGCITLSVAAWQFRLPKLVSNAQKTLYQEGVNKYELGNYEGAVEDFNQAIKLDPQNALAYNRRGDAYYRLGDYEQAQADSSQAIVLNPQDANAYFDRGFAFSALGKYKEAIADYTQAIKLNSKDAYAYYGRGLARAQSKDNKGAIEDFSKAIALKPQYTEAYLQRGILRRRVKQRLEAIQDFDKVIKINPSDAKAYYQRGLTHSINKQKSEAIKDYTDAININPKYIEAYLNRGDIYSDLGNKVEATEDYNTILQIDPKFIAAYIHRGIHRFSFGDYKGAIEDYTAALKLDTNNVAAYNNRGNAYLEMGNKKAANQDYSRAIAINANNALAYYNRGVIRTKQKNKLGAIADFKKAAKLFQQQGEQDSYQDARREIAILQNNSAPAPTTRPKSGKIEKN
- a CDS encoding CorA family divalent cation transporter; translation: MLILLTFYPDNLEIFTHRDVDTVLKRIDGSHNIWLRCVHFRDRTGTARIIKHFGLNPSRVNMIFNHSPVGIDEDVEDCLFDSYEILSSQIKNNEFEVVRGNIVVGNNFIITFEITELKILTILANNLQKRTLDIQQLGIDYLFYLIFKDILNNYETVFTYISRKLDDLEDEVLDNSGDESTYQKIATMRQSTRSGRRNFQSIKLLMAIMDNEDFQWIGQPVKELFNQELVHHVDKLWQEYQALRAWMSELMEIQRDNIASKTGERINRLTILSSIFLPITFLSGFYGMNFKYMPELEQPWAYPVVICMMALIVIGSIAYAKKQRWL
- a CDS encoding acyl-CoA synthetase, producing the protein MNLALIIRAEEHNKKTAIVTTDGAFTYQDLLHTSSQIATSLLQNTEDLQEQRVAFLIPPGFEYVATQWGIWRAGGIAVPLCVSHPRPELEYVITNSGASIIIAHPNFEDILRSLPPQASLAQEDNLRFILTSETLPHNISRLPEIDITRRALILYTSGTTGKPKGVVTTHQNIQAQVTSLNTAWEWTSNDRILHILPLHHIHGIINVLTCALWVGAECHILSKFDAETVWNRICDGDLTLFMAVPTIYVKLIAAWETASKERQKIMSEGCAKMRLMVSGSAALPVQVLEKWQTISGHFLLERYGMTEIGMALSNPLHGERLSGYVGKPLPQVEVRLVDENGELVPGETPGEIQVKGLGVFLEYWRNPEATAKAFQDGWFRTGDTAVIENGNYRILGRMSVDIIKTGGYKVSALEIEEVLRTHPDIQECAVVGVADLEWGERVCAALVLQGSQPLTLQAFRSWAKERLAVYKVPTQILIVEELPRNAMGKVTKPTVVELFC